The following proteins are encoded in a genomic region of Mycobacterium kiyosense:
- the secG gene encoding putative protein-export membrane protein SecG: MELALQITLVVTSVLVVLLVLLHRAKGGGLSTLFGGGVQSSLSGSTVVEKNLDRLTLFIVGIWLVSIIGMALLIKYK, translated from the coding sequence ATGGAATTGGCCCTGCAGATCACGTTGGTGGTCACCAGCGTGCTGGTGGTGTTGCTGGTGCTGCTGCACCGCGCCAAGGGCGGCGGCCTGTCGACGCTGTTCGGCGGCGGTGTGCAGTCCAGCCTGTCCGGGTCGACCGTGGTGGAGAAGAACCTCGACCGGTTGACGCTGTTCATCGTCGGTATCTGGCTGGTTTCCATCATCGGCATGGCGCTGCTGATCAAGTACAAGTGA